A stretch of the Hydra vulgaris chromosome 09, alternate assembly HydraT2T_AEP genome encodes the following:
- the LOC136085187 gene encoding sex-determining region Y protein-like has protein sequence MRSYNNNTYLSFEDYSFENQSFEDHSFEDHLFEDHSFEDHSFEDHSFEDRSFEDHSFEDHSFEDQSFEDRSFEDQSFEDQSFKDQSFEDHSFEDQSFEDQSFEDQSFKDQLFEDHLFEDQPFEDHSFEDQSFEDQSFEDRSLHKNIK, from the exons ATGCGATCTTATAATAACAACACAT atcTATCATTTGAAGATTATTCATTTGAAAATCAATCATTTGAAGATCATTCATTTGAAGATCATTTATTTGAAGATCATTCATTTGAAGATCATTCGTTTGAAGATCATTCATTTGAAGATCGTTCATTTGAAGATCATTCTTTTGAAGATCATTCATTTGAAGATCAATCATTTGAAGATCGTTCATTTGAAG ATCAATCATTTGAAGATCAATCATTTAAAGATCAATCATTTGAAGATCATTCATTTGAAGATCAATCATTTGAAGATCAATCATTTGAAGATCAATCATTTAAAGATCAATTATTTGAAGATCATTTATTTGAAGATCAACCATTTGAAGATCATTCATTTGAAGATCAATCATTTGAAGATCAATCATTTGAAGATCgttcattacataaaaatataaaataa